The Stappia sp. genome window below encodes:
- a CDS encoding sugar kinase, which yields MAGNGVDLLCLGEGLVEFNQGAPGGAYLQGFGGDASNVAVAAARLGLRVGMVSAVGGDAFGDLLLEMWRAEGVADTHVRRFEQRPTGLYFVTHGPEGHAFTYRRTGSAASRYGPGDLPRAALHATRALHVSAISQAISPSACDAVFAAIDMVRAAGGLISYDTNLRLELWPLARARAIVQASVAQADVVLPGLEDARRLTGLEAPEAIAERFLELGAGCVALTLGREGALYADASGVTHVAPHRVEVVDATGAGDAFDGAFLAARLNGADGPSATRFANAAAALSVRGYGAVAPLPQRSDVETLLACRGEESL from the coding sequence ATGGCGGGAAACGGCGTGGATCTTCTGTGTCTTGGCGAAGGGCTGGTGGAGTTCAATCAGGGCGCGCCGGGCGGGGCCTATCTGCAGGGCTTCGGCGGGGATGCCTCGAATGTGGCGGTGGCCGCCGCCCGGCTGGGGCTCCGGGTCGGGATGGTGAGCGCGGTCGGCGGCGATGCCTTCGGCGATCTCCTGCTGGAGATGTGGCGGGCGGAAGGGGTTGCGGACACGCATGTGCGGCGGTTCGAGCAGCGGCCCACCGGCCTCTACTTCGTCACGCACGGGCCGGAGGGGCACGCCTTCACCTACCGCCGGACGGGATCGGCGGCGAGCCGGTACGGACCCGGGGATCTGCCGCGCGCCGCCCTGCACGCCACGCGCGCGCTGCATGTCTCCGCCATCAGCCAGGCGATCTCGCCGAGTGCCTGCGACGCGGTCTTCGCCGCCATCGACATGGTGCGGGCGGCCGGAGGGCTGATCTCCTATGACACCAACCTGCGCCTGGAGCTGTGGCCTTTGGCGCGGGCGCGCGCCATCGTGCAGGCGAGCGTGGCGCAGGCCGACGTCGTGCTGCCGGGGCTGGAGGACGCGCGCCGGCTCACCGGGCTCGAAGCGCCGGAGGCGATCGCCGAGCGGTTTCTGGAGCTTGGCGCCGGCTGCGTGGCGCTGACGCTCGGGCGTGAGGGCGCGCTTTATGCCGATGCCTCGGGCGTGACGCATGTCGCGCCGCATCGGGTCGAGGTCGTGGATGCGACCGGGGCCGGCGATGCCTTCGACGGCGCCTTTCTGGCCGCGCGGCTCAATGGCGCGGACGGCCCCTCGGCGACCCGTTTCGCCAATGCGGCCGCCGCGCTGTCGGTGCGCGGGTACGGGGCTGTTGCACCCTTGCCACAGAGATCGGATGTCGAGACGCTTCTCGCCTGCCGGGGCGAGGAAAGCCTGTAA